One Maribacter cobaltidurans genomic window carries:
- a CDS encoding ATP-dependent DNA helicase — translation MKLQTPATFFKELETKFPHIPTLKQQVALEKISAFVLSKNKDEVFVLKGFAGTGKTTLVGTLVNSLWKTGMKSVLMAPTGRAAKVMSNYSGTQAFTIHRKIYFPKKQSGGGVQFVMAPNKHRDTIFIVDEASMIPDTPADSKLFENGSLLDDLLMFVYSGHNCKLLLIGDTAQLPPVHLDLSPALDEDKLSLNYNKEVIRLELDEVVRQAEDSGILVNATMLREQLHGDYFDSFKFDVGPYSDIVRLIDGHDIQEAIDESYSQNGKEETAIIVRSNKRANLYNLNIRERILFLEHELAPGDFMMVVKNNYFWLKPNSEAGFIANGDIIEILEIFAFKELYGFKFAEVKVQMVDYPNMKPFETVLLLDTIKAESPSLSYEDGNRLYQEVMKDYANEKSKYKKFLGVKNNKYFNGLQVKFSYAITCHKSQGGQWNTVFVEQPYLPNGPDKEYLRWLYTAVTRAKEKLYLIGFKSDFFLE, via the coding sequence ATGAAGTTACAGACACCGGCTACTTTCTTTAAAGAGTTGGAAACCAAGTTTCCACATATACCAACCCTAAAACAACAGGTTGCACTGGAGAAAATATCGGCCTTTGTTCTGTCAAAAAATAAGGATGAGGTTTTCGTTCTCAAAGGTTTTGCGGGTACGGGAAAAACTACATTGGTGGGTACACTGGTAAATAGTTTATGGAAAACCGGAATGAAATCCGTTTTAATGGCACCTACCGGTAGGGCCGCAAAGGTAATGTCCAACTACTCCGGAACACAGGCATTTACTATTCATCGAAAAATCTACTTTCCAAAGAAGCAAAGTGGTGGAGGTGTTCAATTTGTTATGGCCCCAAATAAACATAGGGATACTATTTTTATAGTGGACGAGGCTTCCATGATACCGGACACCCCTGCAGATTCGAAATTGTTCGAGAATGGATCACTTTTGGATGATTTGTTGATGTTTGTATATTCAGGCCATAATTGCAAATTGCTCCTAATAGGTGACACTGCTCAATTACCCCCAGTGCACTTGGATTTAAGTCCTGCCCTGGATGAGGACAAGCTCTCGTTGAATTATAACAAGGAGGTGATTCGTTTGGAGTTGGATGAAGTGGTTAGACAAGCAGAAGACTCCGGTATTTTGGTGAATGCGACAATGCTCCGAGAACAATTGCATGGAGATTATTTTGATAGTTTCAAGTTTGATGTTGGGCCATATTCAGATATTGTTCGCCTAATAGATGGTCATGATATTCAAGAGGCGATAGATGAGTCCTATTCCCAAAACGGAAAGGAAGAGACTGCAATCATCGTTAGGTCCAATAAAAGGGCCAATTTATATAACCTTAATATTAGGGAACGTATCCTATTTTTAGAACATGAATTGGCGCCCGGTGATTTTATGATGGTCGTTAAAAATAATTATTTCTGGCTTAAACCAAATTCAGAAGCAGGATTTATTGCCAATGGTGATATTATAGAAATCTTGGAAATCTTTGCATTTAAAGAGTTATACGGTTTCAAATTTGCAGAAGTAAAAGTTCAAATGGTAGATTACCCAAACATGAAGCCTTTTGAGACCGTTCTTTTGTTGGATACCATAAAGGCGGAATCCCCATCACTCTCCTATGAAGACGGTAATCGGTTGTATCAAGAGGTAATGAAAGACTATGCAAATGAAAAATCGAAATACAAGAAATTCCTAGGGGTTAAAAACAATAAATATTTCAATGGCCTCCAAGTAAAGTTTTCTTATGCCATTACCTGCCATAAATCCCAAGGGGGCCAATGGAATACGGTATTTGTGGAACAGCCTTATCTGCCCAATGGTCCAGATAAGGAGTATTTAAGATGGCTCTACACGGCAGTTACCAGGGCCAAGGAAAAACTTTACCTTATTGGCTTCAAAAGTGATTTTTTTCTTGAATAG
- a CDS encoding DUF4126 domain-containing protein, with amino-acid sequence MTSDSIISIFLGVGLAASVGFRVFLPLFALSLASYFNVWELNENWEWIGSLAALITLGVATVVEIFAYFIPWVDNLLDSFAVPLAAIAGTAVMVSTVADLNPVVTWSLAIIAGGGTATAIKGAGATGRLASTTSTGGLANPILATVETGTATVVSIASIFAPILAAVLVIIILIIIFRIYRGLRPKTKT; translated from the coding sequence ATGACATCCGATAGCATTATAAGTATTTTCCTTGGAGTGGGGTTGGCAGCATCGGTAGGATTTAGGGTCTTCTTGCCCTTGTTTGCTTTAAGTCTGGCCTCATATTTTAATGTATGGGAGTTGAATGAAAACTGGGAATGGATAGGCAGTTTGGCCGCACTGATTACTTTGGGGGTAGCTACTGTAGTAGAGATATTCGCTTATTTTATACCTTGGGTAGACAATTTACTGGACAGCTTTGCCGTACCCCTTGCTGCCATTGCGGGCACAGCGGTCATGGTGTCTACGGTGGCAGACTTGAATCCCGTTGTAACCTGGTCTTTGGCCATTATTGCAGGAGGAGGTACGGCCACGGCAATTAAAGGTGCGGGAGCAACGGGGCGACTTGCCTCGACCACATCAACTGGAGGATTGGCAAATCCCATTTTGGCTACTGTGGAAACAGGTACGGCCACGGTAGTGAGCATAGCATCTATTTTTGCACCTATTTTGGCGGCCGTTTTGGTCATTATCATATTGATTATCATCTTTCGTATTTACAGGGGTCTCAGACCTAAGACAAAAACATAA
- the kdsB gene encoding 3-deoxy-manno-octulosonate cytidylyltransferase produces MIPARYAASRFPAKLMQDLSGKPVIVRTYEAAVRTGLFDEVYVVTDSEVIYQTIEDEGGKVLMSKKEHDCGSDRIAEAVADMEVDIIVNVQGDEPFTDRESLAGVIEVFKSDTEKEIDLASLMVRIGDEEEIKNPNTVKVIVDNRNFALYFSRSPIPYPRAKDDYTIYYKHKGIYAFRKRALMDFQHLPMLQLEATEKIEAIRYLEYGKKIKMVETIVTGIEIDTPEDLERAKAAWK; encoded by the coding sequence ATGATACCCGCCCGCTATGCGGCTTCCCGATTTCCCGCCAAATTGATGCAAGATCTTTCCGGTAAGCCCGTGATTGTACGTACTTATGAAGCTGCAGTAAGAACAGGTCTTTTTGATGAGGTTTATGTGGTTACGGATAGCGAGGTCATCTATCAAACCATAGAGGATGAAGGGGGCAAGGTTCTTATGAGTAAAAAAGAGCATGATTGTGGAAGCGACAGAATTGCCGAAGCCGTGGCTGATATGGAGGTGGACATTATAGTTAACGTTCAAGGTGATGAACCATTTACAGATAGGGAAAGTTTGGCAGGAGTAATAGAAGTTTTTAAGAGCGATACCGAAAAGGAAATAGACTTAGCTTCTTTAATGGTAAGAATAGGGGATGAGGAAGAAATAAAAAACCCCAATACGGTCAAAGTTATTGTAGATAACAGAAACTTTGCACTTTATTTTTCTAGATCGCCCATTCCTTACCCAAGGGCTAAAGACGATTATACTATATATTATAAGCATAAGGGTATTTATGCCTTTAGAAAGCGAGCTTTAATGGACTTTCAGCATTTGCCCATGTTGCAATTGGAGGCAACGGAAAAAATTGAAGCTATTAGATATTTGGAATACGGCAAGAAAATAAAAATGGTAGAAACTATCGTGACAGGAATAGAAATAGATACACCTGAGGACTTGGAGAGAGCAAAGGCAGCATGGAAATGA
- a CDS encoding HAD family hydrolase: protein MEMNLDNIKVIGFDADDTLWVNETYFRDAEEKFAEMLEQYETKNKIDQELFKMEIKNLELYGYGIKGFMLSMIEAALELSNNGVSQNTLSEILDVGKKMISHPVELLDGVVDVLEKLQGKYRLIVLTKGDLLDQERKLERSNLSKYFHHVEVLSDKKEKNYQDLLDHLEINVKHFLMIGNSLKSDVLPLVNIGAKAVHVPFHTTWQHEEVEEPIEKKGYMTVSKLTDVLEYL from the coding sequence ATGGAAATGAATTTAGACAATATAAAAGTAATAGGGTTTGATGCCGATGATACCCTTTGGGTAAACGAAACTTACTTTAGGGACGCCGAAGAGAAGTTTGCCGAGATGTTAGAACAGTACGAGACCAAAAATAAAATAGACCAAGAGCTCTTTAAAATGGAAATCAAAAATTTGGAGCTATATGGGTATGGTATCAAAGGATTTATGCTCTCCATGATAGAGGCAGCCTTGGAATTGTCCAACAACGGGGTATCCCAAAATACACTTTCAGAAATTTTAGATGTCGGTAAGAAGATGATATCGCATCCGGTAGAACTTTTGGACGGGGTAGTGGATGTACTTGAAAAATTACAGGGTAAATATCGGCTGATTGTATTGACCAAAGGTGATCTTTTGGATCAGGAAAGAAAGTTGGAAAGATCTAACCTTTCTAAATATTTTCATCATGTAGAGGTGCTCAGTGACAAAAAGGAAAAAAACTATCAGGATTTGTTGGACCATCTGGAAATAAATGTTAAGCACTTTTTAATGATAGGCAATTCCCTTAAATCAGACGTACTCCCTTTGGTAAATATTGGGGCAAAGGCCGTCCATGTGCCTTTTCATACAACCTGGCAACATGAGGAGGTAGAGGAACCAATAGAGAAAAAAGGATATATGACCGTTTCAAAACTGACGGACGTGCTGGAGTATCTTTAA
- a CDS encoding iron-containing alcohol dehydrogenase family protein: protein METKKEIALKNIPTKASEKYRNFPMVPRVVFGNGSFDQLGDILLAKRKHSEAPVIFLVDDVFEGSQLSSRIPQIFSDQIIYVSANEEPKTQQVDTLVGMIRENFSELPSGIVGIGGGTLLDLAKAVAILLNNKGSAADYQGWDLVQRKSIYHVGIPTISGTGAEVSRTTVLLGPEKKLGINSDYTTFDQVLLDPELTNGVPKEQWFYTGMDCFIHCIESLKGTYLNAFSQSYGEKALDLCKEVFLGNLSEEESRNKLMMASWHGGMSIAYSQVGVAHAMSYGLGYQLGIKHGLGNCLVFQYLEEFYPDGVQLFKQMMEKHQIELPKGICRNLDEHEMDAMISIAMGMEPLWENALGQNWRNLITPAKLKSIYRKI from the coding sequence ATGGAGACTAAAAAAGAAATAGCATTGAAGAATATCCCAACAAAAGCTTCGGAAAAGTATAGAAACTTCCCCATGGTGCCCCGGGTAGTTTTTGGTAATGGTAGTTTTGACCAGTTGGGTGATATACTATTGGCCAAGAGGAAACATTCAGAGGCTCCAGTCATTTTTTTGGTCGATGATGTTTTTGAAGGCTCACAGCTATCTTCAAGAATACCACAAATATTTTCAGATCAAATCATCTATGTCTCAGCGAATGAAGAACCCAAGACACAACAAGTAGATACACTTGTGGGAATGATAAGGGAAAATTTTTCGGAACTTCCTTCCGGCATTGTTGGTATTGGGGGCGGAACATTATTGGATTTGGCAAAGGCCGTTGCCATACTGCTAAATAACAAGGGTAGCGCCGCAGACTATCAGGGCTGGGACCTTGTTCAGAGGAAATCCATCTATCACGTAGGAATCCCTACCATAAGTGGCACAGGGGCCGAAGTTTCCAGGACAACGGTGCTGTTAGGTCCAGAAAAAAAATTGGGTATCAACTCGGATTACACCACCTTCGATCAAGTGCTTCTTGATCCGGAGTTGACCAATGGCGTTCCCAAGGAACAATGGTTTTATACCGGTATGGATTGTTTTATCCATTGCATAGAATCTCTCAAGGGCACGTACCTCAATGCGTTCAGTCAGAGCTATGGGGAGAAGGCATTAGATCTTTGTAAGGAGGTTTTTTTGGGCAATCTATCCGAGGAAGAATCCCGAAATAAGTTGATGATGGCCTCTTGGCATGGGGGTATGAGTATTGCTTATTCGCAGGTAGGGGTGGCACATGCCATGAGCTATGGATTGGGATATCAATTGGGAATAAAACATGGTTTGGGCAATTGTTTGGTGTTTCAATATTTAGAAGAATTTTATCCAGATGGTGTTCAACTTTTCAAGCAAATGATGGAAAAACATCAAATAGAGTTACCTAAAGGAATTTGCAGGAATCTGGATGAACATGAAATGGACGCTATGATTTCCATAGCTATGGGCATGGAGCCTCTTTGGGAAAATGCTTTGGGTCAAAACTGGAGAAATTTGATAACACCGGCTAAATTGAAATCAATTTACCGGAAGATTTAA
- a CDS encoding lysophospholipid acyltransferase family protein, translated as MQKLSHFIYFKLLGWTMEGEFPSHLNKFVLIVVPHTSWWDFLLGLLVRKVLNEEINYIGKKSLFDSPFGWFFRWTGGAPIDRSKSNDTVSAIVNIFSQREKFRLALSPEGTRKKVEKWKTGFYHIAKQANVPIVMVAFDYGKKEVRFSEPQMPTEHREVDMEQYTAYFKGVKGKVDRAIT; from the coding sequence ATGCAAAAACTTTCCCATTTTATTTACTTCAAACTTTTAGGATGGACAATGGAAGGGGAATTTCCTTCCCACCTGAACAAGTTTGTGCTTATCGTAGTACCGCACACAAGTTGGTGGGACTTCCTTCTTGGACTTTTGGTTAGAAAGGTATTGAATGAAGAAATCAATTATATTGGAAAAAAAAGTCTTTTTGACTCACCGTTTGGTTGGTTTTTTCGTTGGACCGGTGGAGCACCTATAGACCGAAGCAAAAGCAATGATACGGTCAGTGCCATTGTAAATATATTTAGCCAAAGAGAAAAATTTAGGTTGGCCTTATCTCCGGAAGGTACCCGCAAAAAGGTGGAGAAATGGAAAACGGGCTTTTATCATATCGCCAAACAGGCCAACGTTCCCATTGTCATGGTCGCCTTTGATTATGGGAAGAAAGAGGTCAGGTTTTCGGAGCCTCAAATGCCTACGGAACATCGGGAAGTGGATATGGAACAATATACCGCTTATTTCAAAGGCGTGAAAGGTAAGGTTGATAGGGCGATTACATGA
- a CDS encoding YebC/PmpR family DNA-binding transcriptional regulator, whose product MGRAFEFRKARKMKRWAAMSKAFTRIGKDIVMAVKEGGPDPDSNSRLRAVIQNAKAVNMPKDNIERAIKRASDKSLGDYKEVLFEGYGPHGIAILIETATDNNTRTVANIRSYFNKCDGSLGTSGSVEFMFDHTCNFRIPAEGIDPEELELEMIDFGAEEVFVDDDGILIYAPFESFGAIQKELENRGIEILSSGFERIPQVTKPLSEEEAADVEKLLEKIEEDDDVQNVYHTMEEN is encoded by the coding sequence ATGGGAAGAGCTTTTGAGTTTAGAAAAGCACGTAAAATGAAGAGATGGGCAGCAATGTCCAAGGCATTCACCCGAATAGGGAAGGATATTGTAATGGCCGTAAAGGAAGGAGGTCCAGATCCGGATTCGAATTCAAGATTAAGAGCTGTTATACAAAATGCCAAGGCAGTGAACATGCCCAAGGACAATATTGAGCGAGCCATTAAAAGAGCAAGCGATAAAAGTCTTGGGGATTATAAGGAAGTGCTTTTTGAAGGCTACGGCCCACATGGAATAGCCATATTAATAGAAACGGCCACGGATAACAATACGAGAACCGTAGCCAACATTAGAAGCTATTTCAATAAATGCGATGGAAGTTTGGGAACCTCCGGATCTGTTGAATTTATGTTCGACCATACCTGTAATTTTAGGATTCCGGCTGAGGGTATCGACCCTGAAGAGCTGGAACTGGAAATGATAGATTTTGGGGCTGAGGAAGTATTCGTAGATGATGATGGTATACTGATCTATGCTCCTTTTGAAAGTTTTGGTGCTATCCAAAAGGAATTGGAAAATAGAGGAATCGAAATTCTGTCATCTGGTTTTGAACGCATACCTCAGGTCACCAAACCCTTGAGTGAGGAAGAGGCAGCCGATGTTGAAAAATTACTCGAGAAAATCGAGGAAGATGATGACGTTCAGAACGTGTATCATACTATGGAAGAGAACTAA
- a CDS encoding 4a-hydroxytetrahydrobiopterin dehydratase: MEKFTDKQIEDYLGQLDGWEYVDGAIETTFEFKDFKEAFSVMTRIAFECEAQGHHPDWSNVYKTVNIRLSTHDANGVTEKDFVLARSIEDIIESD; this comes from the coding sequence ATGGAAAAATTTACAGATAAACAAATAGAAGACTATTTGGGCCAATTGGATGGCTGGGAATATGTGGATGGAGCAATTGAGACTACCTTTGAATTTAAGGATTTTAAGGAAGCTTTCTCGGTCATGACCAGAATTGCTTTCGAATGTGAAGCCCAAGGACACCACCCTGATTGGAGCAATGTTTATAAAACCGTAAATATTCGTCTAAGTACCCATGATGCCAATGGGGTTACTGAAAAAGACTTTGTGCTCGCAAGAAGTATCGAGGACATTATAGAAAGTGATTAA
- a CDS encoding sugar nucleotide-binding protein: MEKKKVLILGGSGFLGNAIYKELCNYFDTYGTYFNSRRSFEGNKQFFHFNMEEDDIFEILDAVKPQVIISALRGNFAAQIITHQHLAEYVDEKNCKIYFLSSANVFDAYSKYPSYETDKTLSESIYGRLKIKIENMLMRLPKDKMGILRVPMVFGNSSPRIRDMKNLILNNEPIEVFPNLILNVTDDDKLTQQIHYLINRNKTGIFHLGSTDLVHHEDFVKEVLERVGKFNPLIKRVYTTNEDRYLAVLPKSNLLPKNLRFTYQEIIDHHIIK; the protein is encoded by the coding sequence TTGGAAAAGAAGAAGGTCTTAATATTAGGAGGAAGCGGGTTCCTGGGCAATGCCATTTACAAGGAACTCTGCAACTATTTTGATACCTACGGTACATACTTTAATTCCAGAAGGTCATTTGAAGGCAATAAGCAGTTTTTTCATTTCAATATGGAAGAAGATGACATTTTTGAAATATTGGATGCTGTTAAACCCCAGGTCATCATTTCTGCACTCCGGGGGAATTTTGCGGCCCAAATCATAACACATCAACATTTAGCGGAATATGTAGATGAAAAAAACTGTAAAATTTATTTCCTTTCCTCTGCAAATGTTTTTGATGCTTACAGTAAATATCCATCATACGAAACTGACAAAACGCTATCTGAGAGCATCTATGGTAGGTTAAAAATAAAGATTGAAAACATGTTGATGCGCTTGCCAAAAGATAAAATGGGTATTTTAAGGGTACCCATGGTCTTTGGAAATAGTTCTCCACGTATTCGGGATATGAAAAACCTGATTTTAAATAACGAACCTATAGAGGTTTTTCCTAACTTAATCTTAAATGTGACCGATGATGACAAGCTAACGCAGCAAATTCATTATCTTATCAATAGGAACAAAACTGGTATATTTCATCTTGGCAGTACCGATTTAGTGCATCATGAGGACTTTGTGAAAGAGGTTTTGGAACGAGTGGGAAAATTCAACCCTCTTATCAAAAGGGTATATACGACCAATGAGGATAGGTATTTGGCTGTACTACCAAAATCCAACCTATTGCCAAAGAACTTGCGATTTACATATCAAGAAATTATAGATCATCACATTATAAAATAA
- a CDS encoding glutaminase, whose protein sequence is MPDFQKILNTIYEETKHLSDTGKVATYIPELASISGNKFGICLLDIEKKSYHIGDFEESFSVQSISKVLTLAMAMSCIGEKVWDRVDVEPSGDPFNHLSLLEQENGIPRNPLINAGAIVIADILVSELKEPKKDFLAFVRQISGDPTISYDENVAKSEKATGFKNYAAANLLKSYGNLKNDVLEVLDFYFYQCSLSMSCSQLCNTFYLFINRGKCRQQQEFLTVNQVKRINALMLTCGFYDEAGEFAFRVGLPGKSGVGGGIVALLPKNFCVAVWSPGLNKKGNSTRGMAVLERLTTLSDLSIF, encoded by the coding sequence ATGCCAGATTTTCAAAAAATATTAAATACCATATACGAGGAGACAAAGCATTTGTCCGATACTGGAAAGGTAGCTACCTATATTCCCGAATTAGCATCCATCAGTGGGAATAAATTTGGGATTTGCTTATTGGATATAGAAAAGAAATCATATCATATAGGGGATTTTGAGGAATCTTTTTCAGTTCAAAGTATTTCCAAGGTGCTAACACTGGCCATGGCCATGAGCTGCATAGGTGAAAAGGTTTGGGACCGAGTGGACGTAGAACCATCAGGAGATCCGTTCAACCATCTTTCCCTGTTGGAACAAGAAAATGGAATACCTAGAAACCCTTTAATCAATGCCGGGGCGATTGTCATTGCCGATATTCTGGTAAGCGAACTAAAAGAACCGAAAAAGGATTTTTTGGCATTTGTTCGCCAAATTAGTGGCGACCCTACCATCTCTTACGATGAAAATGTGGCAAAATCCGAAAAAGCTACGGGATTCAAAAATTATGCAGCCGCCAATCTTCTGAAATCCTATGGCAACCTTAAAAATGATGTTCTGGAAGTATTAGATTTTTATTTTTATCAGTGCTCCTTATCCATGTCCTGCTCACAGTTGTGCAATACATTCTACCTATTTATCAATCGCGGCAAATGTAGACAACAACAGGAATTTTTAACCGTAAATCAGGTAAAAAGGATAAATGCGTTAATGCTAACCTGTGGTTTTTATGATGAAGCGGGTGAATTTGCCTTTAGGGTCGGTTTACCAGGAAAAAGTGGTGTAGGCGGTGGAATCGTTGCCCTTTTGCCAAAAAACTTCTGCGTTGCCGTTTGGTCGCCGGGATTAAACAAAAAAGGTAATTCCACGAGGGGAATGGCCGTTTTGGAACGTTTAACCACATTATCCGATTTATCAATTTTCTAG
- the gcvT gene encoding glycine cleavage system aminomethyltransferase GcvT — protein MKNTALTKTHEKLGAKMVPFAGYNMPVSYEGVNVEHETVRNGVGVFDVSHMGEFLISGPNALDLIQKVTSNDASKLTIGRAQYSCLPNETGGIVDDLIVYKIKEEQYLLVVNASNIEKDWEHISKYNTDFNADMRNLSEDYSLLAIQGPKAVEAMQSLTSIDLSAIKFYHFEVADFAGIEYVIISATGYTGSGGFEIYCKNSEVQQVWDKVFEAGADFGIKPIGLAARDTLRLEMGYCLYGNDINDGTSPIEAGLGWITKFTKDFVNCEALEKEKQKGPEKKLIGFELDERGIPRHDYDIVDGQGKKIGVVTSGTMSPSLGKGIGLGYVPAIFSETGSKIHIQIRKNSVPATVMKLPFYKG, from the coding sequence ATGAAAAATACCGCCCTCACAAAGACACACGAAAAATTGGGAGCCAAAATGGTCCCTTTTGCCGGTTATAATATGCCCGTTTCCTACGAAGGAGTCAATGTTGAACATGAAACCGTAAGGAATGGTGTTGGTGTTTTTGATGTTTCTCACATGGGAGAGTTTCTAATCAGTGGGCCTAACGCCTTGGATTTGATTCAAAAAGTGACCTCCAACGACGCTTCCAAATTGACCATTGGCAGGGCTCAGTATAGTTGTTTGCCAAATGAAACCGGCGGAATTGTAGATGATTTGATTGTTTATAAGATAAAGGAAGAGCAGTATTTATTAGTGGTCAATGCCTCGAACATTGAAAAAGATTGGGAGCATATTTCAAAATACAATACCGACTTTAATGCCGATATGCGCAATTTATCCGAAGATTATTCATTATTGGCCATACAAGGACCAAAAGCTGTTGAAGCAATGCAGTCGTTGACGTCAATTGACTTATCAGCTATAAAATTCTATCATTTTGAGGTAGCCGATTTCGCAGGCATTGAATATGTTATTATCTCGGCAACCGGATACACGGGTTCCGGTGGATTTGAGATATACTGCAAAAATAGCGAGGTACAGCAAGTGTGGGACAAGGTGTTTGAGGCCGGTGCAGATTTTGGAATAAAGCCCATTGGTTTGGCCGCAAGGGATACCTTGCGATTGGAAATGGGCTATTGTCTATATGGGAACGATATCAATGATGGAACCTCCCCTATCGAAGCTGGGCTGGGCTGGATTACAAAATTCACCAAGGACTTTGTTAATTGTGAGGCCCTTGAAAAAGAAAAGCAAAAAGGTCCCGAAAAAAAATTAATTGGTTTTGAATTGGATGAACGGGGTATCCCTAGACATGATTATGATATCGTGGACGGTCAGGGCAAAAAAATAGGTGTCGTTACCTCCGGAACCATGTCACCGTCTCTTGGTAAAGGAATTGGCCTGGGTTATGTACCCGCTATTTTTTCAGAAACTGGCAGTAAAATACATATCCAGATTAGAAAAAATTCAGTTCCGGCCACCGTTATGAAACTACCTTTTTACAAGGGTTAA
- a CDS encoding aminopeptidase P family protein, translated as MKLSMLWIAMLSLLTLTSQNLPQDYLSSEFHKERREKVRQMMSPNSVLVFFANAERNRANDVDYVYHQDPNFYYLTGYKEPNAVLLIFSEPQKDKDGKDFDELIYVQERNAKEEQWTGKRLGVEGVKEQLGFENVFNGGDFKDLPINLGSFDKVSFFDFENDYRDKSGDADLFDLIKTFKIKANYPSDYNPIKQNLYAMIQSATPENTANVAKTVSRYLDYYENLKNDEFLNDFVNASDNLKRIEVQEKVNLVLASNNLDSKMISEIMATIRETKTPEEMKLLKKAIEISAVGQIEVMKAMHPNMSETEIQGVHEYVYKKYGAEYEGYPSIVGGGNNGCILHYIENNKMEVGNDLVLMDLGAEYHGYTADVTRTIPANGKFTPEQKAIYDVVYDAQEAGIKASVVGAEFQAPGRAALKVVEDGLITLGIIKEASEARTYFPHGTSHYLGLDVHDQGTYRPFQPNTVITVEPGIYIPEGSDCDKKWWGIAVRIEDDILITEKGPVNLSAMAPRTTQAIEAMMKQPSPLDDFQLPKLD; from the coding sequence ATGAAATTATCGATGCTCTGGATTGCCATGCTTTCCCTTTTAACACTTACTTCCCAAAACCTTCCTCAGGATTATTTATCATCGGAATTCCATAAAGAAAGAAGGGAAAAAGTTCGCCAAATGATGTCGCCCAATAGTGTTTTGGTATTCTTTGCGAATGCGGAGAGAAACCGGGCAAACGATGTGGACTACGTTTACCATCAGGATCCTAATTTTTACTATCTCACCGGTTATAAGGAACCTAATGCGGTTCTTCTAATTTTTTCCGAACCCCAAAAGGATAAGGACGGTAAAGATTTCGATGAATTGATCTATGTTCAGGAGCGCAATGCCAAGGAGGAGCAATGGACCGGAAAACGATTAGGTGTTGAGGGGGTAAAGGAACAACTTGGTTTTGAAAATGTTTTCAATGGTGGGGATTTCAAGGATCTTCCTATAAATCTTGGTTCTTTTGACAAAGTGTCCTTCTTTGATTTTGAGAATGACTACAGGGACAAAAGTGGGGATGCCGATTTGTTCGATTTAATAAAGACCTTCAAAATAAAGGCCAATTACCCATCCGATTATAATCCTATAAAGCAAAATCTATATGCGATGATTCAATCGGCAACTCCGGAAAATACGGCGAACGTAGCAAAGACGGTAAGTAGATATCTTGATTATTATGAAAATCTTAAAAATGATGAATTTCTGAACGATTTTGTAAATGCTTCGGACAATCTTAAAAGAATCGAAGTTCAGGAAAAAGTAAATCTGGTCCTAGCTTCAAACAATCTGGATTCCAAGATGATTTCCGAGATTATGGCGACCATACGGGAGACCAAAACACCTGAGGAAATGAAATTATTGAAAAAGGCCATCGAAATTTCCGCTGTTGGACAAATAGAAGTAATGAAGGCGATGCACCCCAACATGTCCGAAACGGAAATACAAGGTGTCCATGAATACGTTTATAAAAAATATGGAGCTGAATATGAGGGCTATCCCTCTATTGTTGGGGGAGGTAATAATGGGTGTATTCTACATTATATTGAGAACAACAAAATGGAAGTTGGCAACGATTTGGTATTGATGGATTTGGGAGCGGAATACCATGGATATACTGCCGATGTCACCCGAACTATTCCGGCAAATGGAAAATTTACACCAGAGCAAAAGGCCATATATGATGTTGTATATGATGCCCAGGAGGCAGGAATAAAAGCCAGTGTAGTAGGTGCCGAATTTCAGGCACCGGGAAGGGCTGCATTAAAGGTTGTGGAGGATGGACTGATTACCTTGGGCATTATTAAAGAAGCTAGTGAGGCAAGGACCTATTTTCCCCATGGCACTTCACATTACTTAGGCTTGGATGTGCATGACCAAGGAACCTATCGTCCCTTTCAACCCAATACGGTCATTACCGTGGAGCCTGGTATTTATATTCCCGAAGGAAGCGATTGTGACAAGAAATGGTGGGGTATCGCCGTTCGCATTGAGGATGACATCCTAATTACTGAAAAAGGACCGGTAAATCTTTCCGCCATGGCTCCAAGAACGACCCAGGCCATCGAGGCCATGATGAAACAACCTAGTCCGTTGGACGATTTCCAATTGCCTAAGCTAGACTAG